Proteins found in one Schistocerca serialis cubense isolate TAMUIC-IGC-003099 chromosome 5, iqSchSeri2.2, whole genome shotgun sequence genomic segment:
- the LOC126480888 gene encoding translocon-associated protein subunit delta, giving the protein MAPVNYLLLLALGVAQFSSALSESCTKPEVSASAYTTPDATVLVNVAFVAEFTLKCSNGAKGIPLYAEINGRTVPAARIGDDKYQVSWTEDVKKARTGDYSVNLYDDEGYAALRKAARSGEDPSTVKPLVTIVVNYPGAYTGPWVNSEFMAAVLAVAVWYVAFSAKSKLLS; this is encoded by the coding sequence ATGGCTCCAGTGAATTATCTTCTATTGTTAGCTTTAGGAGTGGCTCAGTTTTCTTCAGCATTATCAGAGTCTTGTACCAAACCTGAAGTTTCCGCATCTGCATATACAACTCCAGATGCTACAGTTCTGGTAAACGTCGCCTTTGTCGCGGAATTTACGCTCAAATGCAGCAATGGTGCGAAAGGAATCCCCCTGTACGCAGAAATTAACGGAAGAACCGTGCCAGCCGCCAGGATTGGAGACGACAAATATCAAGTCAGCTGGACGGAAGACGTGAAGAAGGCAAGAACAGGCGACTATAGCGTAAATCTGTACGATGACGAAGGGTATGCAGCTCTTCGTAAAGCCGCCAGAAGTGGTGAAGACCCATCGACAGTGAAGCCTTTGGTCACAATCGTTGTGAATTACCCAGGCGCTTACACCGGCCCTTGGGTTAATTCAGAATTTATGGCTGCAGTCCTTGCAGTTGCCGTATGGTATGTGGCATTTTCCGCAAAATCTAAATtgttatcgtga